A stretch of the Conger conger chromosome 3, fConCon1.1, whole genome shotgun sequence genome encodes the following:
- the LOC133125201 gene encoding alpha-2,8-sialyltransferase 8F-like — protein MKQLMSCPWKVNITQKERYRVELYYSCNATEDLILTQQNIALGQKITYDGEIRVKVVDDALLKMLPETTPWRTGGHLGRCAVVGNGGILRNSSCGSQINKADFVIRLNLAPITLSQDVGVKTSLITANPSQIERNYPNMKKHRRRLARDLSLYGGAPLLMPAFAYRLCTGISFRVHQALRFLNPQQKVVFFNPNYLRDLHHYWRRRGQRAFRLSTGLMLASVALELCDEVHLYGFWPFNFDLSLKQLSHHYYDNVGPRRRAHSMPQEFLQLLKMHVKGAINLHVGKCQ, from the exons ATGAAGCAGCTCATGAGCTGCCCCTGGAAAGTAAACATAACTCAAAAAGAGCGCTACAG GGTTGAGCTGTACTACAGTTGTAATGCCACTGAGGATCTGATTCTGACACAGCAAAACATAGCCCTGGGTCAGAAGATTACTTATGATGGAGAAATAAGAGTGAAAGTGGTGGACGACGCACTGCTGAAAATGCTCCCTGAG ACAACCCCCTGGAGGACTGGAGGTCATCTTGGGCGCTGTGCAGTCGTTGGGAACGGTGGGATTCTGAGGAACAGCAGTTGTGGTTCACAGATTAACAAAGCTGATTTTGTTATAAG gtTGAACCTAGCTCCCATCACATTAAGCCAAGATGTAGGAGTTAAGACAAGCTTGATTACTGCTAACCCCAGTCAGATCGAACGCAA CTACCCAAACATGAAGAAGCATCGGCGTCGTCTGGCACGTGATCTGTCTCTCTACGGAGGTGCCCCCCTTCTCATGCCTGCTTTTGCCTATAGACTCTGCACGGGAATCTCCTTCAGAGTTCACCAAGCCCTCCGCTTCCTCAACCCTCAGCAGAAGGTAGTTTTCTTCAACCCTAACTACTTGCGGGATCTGCACCATTACTGGCGGCGGAGGGGCCAGCGGGCATTCCGACTCTCCACAGGGTTAATGCTGGCGAGTGTAGCCCTGGAGCTGTGTGACGAGGTGCACCTTTATGGGTTCTGGCCCTTTAACTTTGACCTTTCCCTGAAGCAATTGTCCCATCACTACTATGACAATGTTGGACCGCGTCGTAGGGCACATTCTATGCCCCAGGAGTTCCTCCAGCTGCTGAAAATGCACGTTAAGGGGGCAATAAACCTCCATGTTGGGAAATGCCAGTGA
- the LOC133123422 gene encoding uncharacterized protein LOC133123422 translates to MKCPMGAEATQRTGVQPGETQEGPGPESPHSAQNLQVLQTNPSSIKSVRRRIKWPAASMTSLWKQFDDDVDQILEATAKGEADGKLQVMTTIVVSIAAERFGEEEKKSSGTPYTKNQRAVKIHNIRQEMKTLKSQHKVAGEEERIGLAQLMSILRKKITILRRAEWHRRRRRERARKRAAFIANPFKFMKDLLGQKRSGKLASSQEDIDQYLTRTYSDPEREQELGECDILIDPPEPEVQFDKSELQLKEVREVVRKARASSAPGPSGTSYKVYKNCPKLLQRLWKLMRVFWRRGKIPEQWRVAEGVWIPKEENSTQLDQFRIISLLCVEAKVFFSAISRRLSTYLVKNTYIDTSVQKGGIAGMPGCMEHTGVVTQLIREARENKGNLSVLWLDLANAFGSIPHKLVQFTLMKHHVPSRCRDLIADYYNNFRMRVSSGATSSSWHKVEVGIITGCTISVTLFSLAMNMLIKSAEPECRGPRSKSGQRQPPIRAFMDDLTVTTESVPGCRWILKGLVKLVEWARMHFKPAKSRSMVLKKGRVEDKVRFNISGKAIPTITEKPVKSLGKIFDSCLRDTSSIQSTCTELDGWLKTVDKSGLPGKFKAWVYQHGILPRILWPLLVYAFPISAVETLERKVSKHLRRWLGLPKSLSSIALYGRNNKLQLPFRSLEEEFKVTRAREVVQYRDSSDPKVANAGIQVRTGRKWRAEDAVQEAEARLRHRNLVGVVTRGRAGLGSFPTPQLNIRGKERRCLVQEEVRAAEEETRSCRAVGMKQQGAWTRWENAMERKVTWTELWRAEPQRIKFLIQAVYDVLPSPSNLHTWGLAETSACPLCSKRGTLEHILSCCTRALGDGRYRWRHDQVLKTIAEAISAGLLWAKQFRPSKRTIAFVRAEEQATPARRTSAGILTSARDWQLLVDLERQLKFPSHIAATTLRPDIVLVSESTKQAVMLELTVPWEDRLEEAFERKLSKYAGLVSDCHQAGWRARCLPVEVGCRGFAARSLARAFSSLGIVGERKRRAIRSTTDAAERASRWLWLKRGEPWSHGS, encoded by the coding sequence ATGAAATGTCCGATGGGAGCAGAAGCAACACAACGCACAGGTGTTCAACCTGGTGAGACGCAGGAGGGGCCAGGCCCGGAGTCACCCCACAGTGCCCAGAACCTCCAAGTGTTGCAGACTAATCCCTCAAGCATCAAGTCTGTCAGGAGGCGGATCAAATGGCCTGCAGCGAGCATGACTTCACTGTGGAAGCAGTTTGATGACGATGTCGACCAAATTCTGGAGGCGACGGCAAAGGGAGAGGCCGACGGAAAGCTGCAAGTGATGACAACAATCGTTGTCAGCATCGCGGCTGAACGGTTCGgtgaagaggagaagaaaagctCCGGAACACCCTACACAAAGAACCAAAGAGCTGTTAAAATCCATAACATCAGGCAGGAGATGAAAACGCTTAAGTCCCAGCACAAGGTGGCAGGAGAAGAGGAGCGCATTGGCCTGGCCCAGCTAATGAGCATCCTAAGGAAAAAGATCACGATTCTCCGCCGAGCAGAGTGGCATCGGAGGCGGCGTCGTGAGAGGGCACGTAAACGTGCCGCCTTTATCGCCAACCCCTTCAAGTTTATGAAGGACCTTCTGGGGCAGAAGCGCAGTGGGAAACTTGCGTCCTCGCAGGAAGACATAGACCAATATCTCACTCGGACGTACAGCGatcctgagagagagcaggagttgggAGAGTGCGACATCCTTATAGACCCCCCTGAACCCGAAGTGCAGTTCGACAAGTCGGAGCTGCAGCTAAAGGAAGTCAGAGAGGTTGTACGCAAAGCGAGGGCTAGCTCTGCTCCAGGACCAAGTGGCACTTCATACAAAGTGTACAAGAACTGCCCCAAACTCCTACAGCGTCTGTGGAAACTCATGCGAGTGTTCTGGAGAAGGGGGAAGATCCCAGAACAATGGCGAGTGGCTGAAGGGGTGTGGATCCCGAAGGAGGAAAACtccacccagctagaccagttccGCATCATCTCCCTGCTGTGTGTCGAGGCGAAGGTCTTCTTCAGTGCCATTTCCAGACGGCTGAGCACCTACCTGGTAAAGAACACCTACATCGATACATCAGTCCAGAAGGGTGGCATTGCAGGAATGCCAGGCTGTATGGAACACACCGGTGTGGTGACACAGCTAATCCGGGAGGCCAGAGAAAACAAAGGCAATCTGTCAGTGTTATGGCTCGACCTGGCGAATGCATTCGGCTCCATTCCTCACAAGCTGGTCCAGTTCACTCTGATGAAACATCATGTCCCCAGCAGGTGTAGAGACCTCATCGCTGACTACTACAACAACTTCAGGATGAGGGTTTCTTCAGGAGCAACATCATCATCTTGGCATAAGGTGGAGGTTGGCATTATCACAGGGTGCACTATCTCTGTGACGCTGTTCTCCCTTGCCATGAACATGCTCATCAAGTCTGCTGAGCCAGAGTGCAGAGGGCCCCGATCAAAATCCGGTCAACGGCAGCCACCCATCAGGGCATTCATGGATGACCTCACAGTCACGACAGAATCAGTCCCAGGCTGCCGGTGGATTCTGAAGGGTCTCGTGAAGCTGGTGGAGTGGGCCCGGATGCATTTTAAACCAGCCAAATCAAGATCTATGGTGCTGAagaaagggagggtggaggacaAGGTCCGGTTTAACATCTCAGGTAAAGCCATCCCTACCATCACAGAGAAGCCAGTCAAGAGCTTGGGCAAGATTTTTGACAGCTGTCTGAGAGACACATCATCAATTCAGTCCACCTGCACTGAGTTGGATGGCTGGCTGAAAACCGTGGACAAGTCAGGCCTTCCGGGGAAGTTTAAAGCCTGGGTGTACCAGCACGGCATTCTCCCCAGGATCCTGTGGCCCCTCCTTGTCTATGCCTTCCCAATCTCAGCGGTTGAGACCCTGGAGAGGAAGGTCAGCAAACACCTCCGAAGATGGCTTGGGTTACCAAAGAGCCTGAGCAGCATCGCTCTCTATGGGCGTAACAACAAGCTACAGCTGCCCTTTAGATCCTTGGAGGAGGAATTCAAGGTGACGAGAGCTAGAGAAGTGGTGCAGTATAGGGACTCGAGTGACCCAAAGGTGGCCAACGCTGGGATCCAAGTGAGGACTGGCAGGAAGTGGAGAGCAGAGGATGCTGTCCAAGAGGCAGAGGCCAGGCTACGTCACAGGAACCTTGTGGGAGTGGTCACACGGGGCCGAGCTGGGCTAGGGTCCTTCCCAACTCCTCAATTGAACATCAGGGGAAAGGAGAGGCGGTGCCTTGtccaggaggaggtgagagcagcAGAGGAGGAGACAAGATCCTGCAGGGCAGTGGGGATGAAACAACAGGGAGCTTGGACAAGATGGGAGAATGCGATGGAGAGGAAAGTGACCTGGACTGAGCTCTGGAGAGCCGAGCCTCAACGCATCAAATTCCTCATCCAGGCAGTCTACGACGTGCTTCCGAGCCCGTCAAACCTGCACACATGGGGCTTAGCAGAGACATCAGCGTGCCCCTTGTGTTCCAAGCGAGGAACCCTAGAACACATCCTCAGCTGCTGTACCAGGGCACTTGGAGATGGAAGGTACCGTTGGAGGCATGACCAAGTCCTTAAGACCATTGCTGAAGCCATCAGCGCTGGACTTCTGTGGGCAAAGCAGTTCCGACCCTCCAAGAGAACCATCGCCTTTGTCAGAGCGGAGGAGCAGGCAACCCCTGCCAGAAGAACATCTGCTGGCATCCTGACCTCTGCAAGAGACTGGCAGCTGCTGGTGGACCTCGAACGACAGCTGAAGTTCCCCAGTCACATTGCTGCTACCACCCTGCGGCCAGACATTGTCCTCGTGTCTGAGTCCACCAAGCAAGCGGTGATGCTGGAGCTGACGGTCCCATGGGAAGATCGCTTGGAAGAAGCCTTTGAGAGGAAACTCTCCAAGTACGCGGGACTGGTCAGTGATTGTCATCAGGCTGGGTGGAGAGCAAGGTGTCTTCCGGTGGAGGTCGGATGCAGGGGTTTCGCAGCCCGTTCtttagccagagccttcagtagcTTAGGCATcgtgggagagaggaagaggagagccaTCCGCAGTACCACCGATGCGGCAGAGAGAGCCTCAAGATGGCTGTGGCTCAAAAGAGGAGAGCCATGGAGTCATGGTAGCTAG